In Ancylothrix sp. D3o, the following are encoded in one genomic region:
- a CDS encoding V4R domain-containing protein, with the protein MAPNRETSIKPASAQERHSQKGKRPKKHNHYGFQDFFQMDNSTGIITDWNDSRNIFTSEDFIIGLQEGLEEEVGNASSVIMYTIGTQWGTRDALVFRDWFEKEFDRDIHNSNLMFLLETWWWPFTAQGWGRWEVDMSDRKQGFIFINLFDSAVARTLGDVGKPVCFLYAGLFSGFFSSLVKKPLNCIEIQCYSMGETYCKFLLGNKDRIDAASFWLNEGATARDIQKRLLDGERLK; encoded by the coding sequence ATGGCCCCGAACCGGGAAACGTCGATAAAACCTGCTTCTGCTCAAGAGCGCCACTCCCAAAAGGGTAAGCGGCCTAAAAAGCATAACCATTATGGATTTCAAGATTTTTTCCAAATGGATAACTCTACCGGCATTATTACCGATTGGAATGATAGCCGAAATATCTTCACAAGTGAAGATTTTATTATTGGGTTACAAGAAGGTTTGGAAGAAGAAGTGGGTAATGCTTCTAGCGTGATTATGTACACCATTGGCACTCAGTGGGGAACTCGTGATGCGCTGGTTTTTCGAGATTGGTTTGAAAAAGAATTTGACCGTGATATCCACAATTCTAATTTGATGTTTTTGTTGGAAACTTGGTGGTGGCCTTTTACGGCTCAAGGTTGGGGCCGGTGGGAGGTTGATATGAGTGACCGCAAACAAGGGTTTATTTTTATCAATTTGTTTGATTCGGCGGTGGCTCGTACTTTGGGAGATGTGGGGAAACCGGTTTGTTTTCTTTATGCGGGTTTGTTTTCTGGGTTTTTTAGCAGTTTGGTGAAAAAGCCTTTAAACTGTATTGAAATTCAGTGTTATTCGATGGGGGAAACTTATTGTAAGTTTTTGCTGGGGAATAAAGATCGCATTGATGCGGCGTCTTTTTGGCTTAATGAAGGCGCAACGGCCCGCGATATTCAAAAACGCTTGCTGGATGGGGAGCGATTGAAATGA
- a CDS encoding V4R domain-containing protein translates to MITMSDLLESRRIPGNYFAASAYIRGDLELGLLENRRGDRLLALPETLIEAMYLGLEQETGQAARLVLFNCGRWWGKNFYGRFSEEVSEYYGKPLATMEMVEFVQCLQQCWKTLGWGSLALEQKYYQNGFLEVRITHSPYAKYAPPTNRPVCHLEAGILSSFFSQLTGRELHCVQTSCESLKAETNRFLLGLADRLKPVDVWITEGKNDEEIMSLLLSQ, encoded by the coding sequence ATGATTACAATGTCGGATTTGCTTGAGTCTCGTAGAATTCCTGGGAATTATTTTGCAGCAAGTGCTTATATTCGTGGCGATTTAGAGTTAGGTTTGCTGGAAAACCGGCGGGGTGATCGATTACTTGCTTTGCCGGAAACTTTAATTGAGGCAATGTATCTGGGTTTGGAACAAGAAACCGGCCAAGCGGCGCGTCTGGTGTTGTTTAATTGTGGCCGGTGGTGGGGTAAAAATTTTTATGGCCGGTTTTCCGAAGAAGTGAGTGAGTATTATGGGAAACCGCTGGCGACAATGGAAATGGTGGAGTTTGTGCAGTGTTTACAACAGTGTTGGAAAACTTTGGGCTGGGGAAGTTTGGCGCTGGAACAAAAATATTATCAAAATGGGTTTTTAGAGGTGAGAATTACCCATTCTCCCTATGCGAAATATGCGCCCCCTACTAATCGTCCGGTATGCCATTTAGAGGCGGGGATTTTGAGTTCATTTTTTAGCCAACTGACGGGCAGAGAGTTGCATTGTGTGCAAACGAGTTGCGAGTCTTTAAAGGCAGAGACAAACCGTTTTCTTTTGGGTTTGGCTGACCGCCTTAAGCCGGTGGATGTTTGGATAACAGAGGGCAAAAATGACGAGGAAATTATGAGCCTTTTGTTAAGTCAATAA
- a CDS encoding serine/threonine-protein kinase produces MVKNLTSQAEGVASSGQQHSKYRILSQIGQGQFGRVFCANIRPTGEIVALKELSHHNSPTNKFLRELWSLITLRHPAIVGCLALEHTATGRYLVMDYCEGGTLRNLMEQDNGLKLAEALRLVIGILSGLEYTHRQGIVHCDMKPDNILLSLGSAGWLPKISDFGLAIRVQKKQNIGVHQELSHDLAMGTPAYMAPERFYGLYSPVSDVYAVGIMLFELLMGNRPFVGMPRKLMWAHLNERVEVPQTWPLSLQVIVKKSLEKLPARRYSSAAEMAQALREALDDPAVKSLKYQRVPLGSDSEDLLHLKPLPEVQRKTLRLASSFLSCCGPVICAAGGSFVWVWDSFSTPRREVDLGLQVCGLQVIAGGCLVMTTGGVFWLRAGVWEPQKIVGLVSDGYQAAVEPGGRWLALAKNGVLDVYSLLNWQDCQEGGDGVPVRSLPLKTENLSHLFFLDRRHIAVVFSDLEKKKTVFKIYNRRCQYLTSIAVPLVFENLIQGNEPYTLLGIEKGSTPAAYRIRLKPYQVTRILLESVPTLAAPIPDGWVLGTPQGKIWFLDKEGKHLGYLNGPKITTALAGSGKNNLLLASFTEDKNYLYNFQVDINLNFQEQE; encoded by the coding sequence ATGGTAAAGAATTTGACTTCGCAGGCTGAGGGGGTTGCTTCTAGCGGCCAGCAGCACTCTAAGTATCGAATTTTATCTCAAATTGGTCAAGGTCAATTTGGGCGTGTTTTTTGTGCGAATATTCGCCCGACTGGCGAAATTGTGGCGCTTAAAGAACTGAGCCATCATAATTCTCCCACGAATAAGTTTTTGCGTGAATTGTGGTCGTTGATTACGCTACGTCATCCAGCTATTGTTGGCTGTTTGGCTTTGGAACATACGGCGACGGGTAGGTATTTGGTGATGGATTATTGCGAGGGGGGAACGCTTCGCAATTTGATGGAACAAGACAATGGGCTAAAATTGGCGGAAGCTTTGCGTTTGGTGATTGGTATTTTGTCGGGTTTGGAATATACGCATCGCCAAGGAATTGTGCATTGTGATATGAAGCCGGATAATATTTTGCTGAGTTTGGGGAGTGCCGGTTGGCTTCCGAAAATTTCTGATTTTGGGCTGGCAATTCGCGTGCAGAAAAAGCAAAATATTGGGGTTCATCAAGAACTTTCTCACGATTTGGCAATGGGCACGCCTGCTTATATGGCTCCTGAACGTTTTTATGGTCTTTATTCGCCGGTTTCTGATGTGTATGCTGTGGGTATTATGTTGTTTGAATTGCTGATGGGAAATCGGCCTTTTGTGGGAATGCCACGCAAGTTGATGTGGGCGCATTTAAATGAACGTGTAGAGGTTCCTCAAACTTGGCCTTTGTCTCTGCAAGTTATTGTTAAAAAGTCTCTGGAAAAATTGCCGGCTCGCCGTTACAGTAGTGCTGCGGAAATGGCTCAGGCTTTGCGTGAGGCTTTGGATGATCCGGCGGTTAAATCTTTGAAATATCAAAGGGTGCCTTTGGGGAGTGATTCTGAGGATTTACTGCACTTGAAACCTTTGCCGGAAGTTCAGCGAAAAACGCTTAGGTTAGCTTCGAGTTTTTTAAGTTGTTGTGGGCCGGTGATTTGTGCGGCTGGGGGGAGTTTTGTTTGGGTTTGGGACAGTTTTTCGACTCCTCGGAGGGAGGTTGATTTAGGGTTGCAGGTTTGTGGTTTACAAGTGATTGCGGGTGGTTGTTTGGTGATGACTACGGGGGGTGTTTTTTGGTTGAGGGCTGGTGTTTGGGAGCCGCAAAAAATTGTGGGGTTGGTGTCTGATGGTTATCAGGCGGCGGTGGAACCGGGGGGCCGATGGTTAGCGCTGGCAAAAAATGGGGTTTTAGATGTTTATTCGCTTTTAAATTGGCAAGATTGTCAGGAGGGTGGTGATGGTGTGCCGGTGCGAAGTTTGCCGCTGAAGACTGAAAATTTATCGCATTTATTTTTTTTAGATCGTCGGCATATTGCGGTGGTTTTTTCTGATTTGGAAAAGAAAAAAACGGTGTTTAAAATTTATAACCGGCGATGTCAGTATTTGACTTCGATTGCTGTGCCGCTGGTGTTTGAAAATCTTATTCAGGGCAACGAACCTTACACGCTTTTGGGGATTGAAAAAGGCTCCACTCCTGCGGCTTATCGCATTCGGTTAAAGCCTTATCAAGTGACGCGAATTTTGTTAGAATCTGTGCCGACTTTAGCTGCGCCTATTCCTGATGGCTGGGTTTTGGGAACGCCTCAAGGCAAAATTTGGTTTTTGGATAAGGAAGGCAAGCATTTGGGTTATTTGAATGGGCCAAAAATAACGACGGCTTTGGCCGGCAGCGGTAAGAATAATTTGCTGTTGGCGAGTTTTACGGAAGATAAAAATTATCTCTATAATTTTCAGGTTGATATTAATTTGAACTTTCAAGAACAAGAGTAA
- a CDS encoding GvpL/GvpF family gas vesicle protein, with protein MAAIYVYGLIKLPASDFVLPTGMKGGLEVVAVEDLAAVVERGIVLEEIQQNEEDLLQAVLCHDRVICELFGQGVVLPLRFGSSFVSLEVLVSHLQARRDEYSQKLSFLGGKGEFLLKMVPVEAKPASISVEARGKEYFLAKKQRYQSSQVFLDEQAEQLEALWRLISESYPQMKRAPAQGKLERVYLLTKLNEELLLKQRVEEWQQRCKYWELHLGEAMPAYYFAAGFSDLGIS; from the coding sequence ATGGCTGCGATTTATGTGTACGGTTTAATAAAGTTGCCAGCGTCTGATTTTGTTTTGCCAACCGGCATGAAGGGTGGGTTAGAGGTTGTTGCTGTTGAGGATCTGGCGGCGGTTGTGGAAAGGGGGATTGTTTTGGAGGAAATTCAACAGAATGAGGAGGATTTGTTGCAGGCGGTTTTGTGCCATGATCGGGTGATTTGTGAGTTGTTTGGGCAAGGGGTGGTTTTGCCTTTGCGGTTTGGTAGTAGTTTTGTTTCTCTTGAGGTTTTAGTTTCTCATTTGCAAGCAAGGCGGGATGAATATTCTCAAAAGTTAAGTTTTTTGGGGGGGAAGGGTGAGTTTCTGTTGAAAATGGTGCCGGTGGAGGCTAAGCCGGCTTCTATTTCTGTTGAGGCGCGGGGGAAGGAGTATTTTTTGGCGAAAAAGCAACGCTATCAAAGTAGCCAAGTTTTTTTAGACGAACAAGCTGAACAATTAGAGGCGTTGTGGCGGCTGATTTCTGAATCTTATCCGCAAATGAAGCGGGCACCGGCGCAGGGCAAGTTGGAGAGGGTTTATTTGTTAACAAAACTTAATGAAGAATTGTTGCTAAAGCAGCGGGTGGAAGAGTGGCAACAACGGTGTAAATACTGGGAGTTACATTTGGGGGAAGCTATGCCGGCTTATTATTTTGCGGCTGGATTTTCTGATTTGGGCATAAGTTAG
- a CDS encoding phycobilisome protein — translation MHPKIETLIEEAETRYLKPEEIEAFKQYAINIAQSLKTYEFLRENEVKIFQPIADQLVAAFPQVPQETLERSLKHWVLVLRYSAMAMLTNDAQYLETNLLDWLKGLVQTHQSMEIETKLYQLLQNQLKTLMAPPALALLQPFLSKSKTMLIEG, via the coding sequence ATGCACCCAAAAATAGAAACCCTCATAGAAGAGGCCGAAACTCGTTACTTGAAACCAGAAGAAATTGAGGCGTTTAAACAATATGCGATTAATATTGCTCAAAGCCTCAAAACTTATGAATTTTTGCGAGAGAATGAGGTGAAGATTTTTCAACCGATTGCGGATCAGTTGGTGGCGGCTTTTCCACAGGTTCCTCAAGAAACTTTGGAGCGGTCTTTGAAGCATTGGGTGTTGGTGTTGCGTTATAGTGCAATGGCAATGTTGACGAATGATGCCCAATATTTAGAAACGAATTTACTTGATTGGTTGAAAGGTCTTGTCCAAACTCATCAATCAATGGAAATTGAAACGAAACTTTATCAATTGTTGCAAAATCAGCTTAAAACGCTGATGGCTCCGCCGGCCTTGGCGTTGCTTCAGCCGTTTTTAAGTAAGTCAAAGACAATGCTTATAGAAGGATGA
- the msrA gene encoding peptide-methionine (S)-S-oxide reductase MsrA — MINSEKATFACGCFWKVEDTFRSLKGVISTCAGYTGGHWPNPCYLDVCARVTGHAEAVQIEYDANIISYEQLLEVFWNCHDPTQLNRQGPDRGEQYRSAIFYHTAEQEKLARESKRKLQISGRYDKEIVTQIKQCGEFYLAEEYHQQYLEKKRRLS; from the coding sequence ATGATAAATTCAGAAAAAGCAACTTTTGCCTGCGGCTGTTTTTGGAAAGTAGAAGATACTTTTCGCAGCTTAAAAGGAGTAATTTCAACTTGTGCCGGCTACACCGGCGGTCATTGGCCAAACCCTTGTTATTTAGACGTTTGTGCTCGCGTCACCGGCCATGCAGAAGCGGTGCAAATAGAATACGACGCGAATATTATTAGTTATGAGCAATTATTAGAGGTATTTTGGAATTGCCATGATCCAACACAATTAAACCGGCAAGGGCCAGATCGAGGTGAGCAGTATCGTTCGGCGATTTTTTACCATACAGCAGAACAGGAAAAATTGGCCAGAGAATCAAAGCGAAAATTACAGATTTCGGGCCGGTATGATAAAGAAATTGTGACGCAAATAAAGCAGTGCGGTGAGTTTTATTTAGCCGAGGAATATCACCAACAATATTTAGAAAAAAAACGCCGATTATCGTAG
- a CDS encoding phycobilisome protein translates to MGSLNSTLEELALSSEGRYLTSAELQPVQRYLKSFSNRVQTYNLLRDKGEKLVQLALKKYLPLNPDVMQKHGKRCVYDMNEALRYIALSILRDDEKFFKESLFFWQANILSAYRQNANCLVAYRCLQDVVNEHFPAPAQQLINPYLDMMLETLDLPPKLMASMQKMPVNF, encoded by the coding sequence ATGGGTAGTCTTAATTCAACTTTGGAAGAACTGGCACTCTCTAGTGAGGGACGTTATTTAACTTCGGCAGAACTTCAGCCGGTGCAGCGCTATTTAAAAAGCTTTTCTAATCGGGTACAAACTTATAATTTGTTGCGAGATAAGGGAGAAAAATTGGTACAGTTGGCGCTGAAAAAGTATCTGCCTCTTAATCCTGATGTGATGCAAAAGCATGGCAAGCGCTGTGTTTATGATATGAATGAGGCTTTGCGTTATATTGCTTTGTCGATTTTGCGGGATGATGAAAAGTTTTTTAAGGAAAGTTTGTTTTTTTGGCAGGCAAATATTTTGAGTGCTTATCGGCAAAATGCTAATTGTTTGGTGGCGTACCGTTGTTTGCAAGATGTTGTTAATGAACATTTTCCGGCACCGGCTCAACAGTTGATTAATCCTTATTTAGATATGATGTTGGAAACTTTAGATTTGCCTCCGAAGTTGATGGCTTCGATGCAAAAAATGCCTGTAAATTTTTAA
- a CDS encoding phycobilisome rod-core linker polypeptide, whose amino-acid sequence MLTQAIKTSHTASAEERESILRQIYSQVLERQPYAFERKQMADLEKGFIKGKLGIRHFLKNLAVSPVYLKCFYECSSNIKFIENAFKHFLGRALHDESEIRFYDDILIRQGVGAMVSQMLDSDEYRKAFGSFTVPYWRNRRYESPSDYLESEFLSREHAGDRGWAIPTLYWHELHLDCTGGRCRPLVGSSRRLRC is encoded by the coding sequence ATGTTAACGCAAGCGATTAAAACAAGTCATACGGCTTCGGCGGAGGAAAGGGAGTCTATTTTACGGCAAATTTATTCGCAGGTTTTAGAACGTCAACCTTATGCTTTTGAAAGAAAGCAAATGGCTGATTTGGAAAAGGGGTTTATTAAGGGTAAATTGGGGATTCGGCATTTTTTGAAAAATTTGGCGGTGTCGCCGGTTTATTTAAAGTGTTTTTATGAATGCAGTTCTAATATTAAGTTTATTGAGAATGCGTTTAAACATTTTTTGGGTCGGGCGTTGCATGATGAGTCGGAAATTCGCTTTTATGATGATATTTTAATTCGTCAGGGTGTGGGGGCGATGGTGTCTCAAATGCTTGATTCGGATGAGTATCGTAAGGCGTTTGGTTCGTTTACGGTTCCTTATTGGCGTAACCGGCGTTATGAGTCTCCAAGTGATTATTTGGAATCAGAATTTTTAAGTAGGGAACACGCGGGGGATCGTGGTTGGGCTATTCCTACTTTGTATTGGCATGAGTTGCATTTGGATTGTACGGGGGGCCGGTGTCGTCCTTTGGTTGGTTCTTCTCGCCGGTTACGTTGTTAG
- a CDS encoding ArsA family ATPase has translation MLLSPNFHRLKLILFTGKGGVGKTTLSCGFARALAKQFPTEKILLVSTDPAHSLGDILQLSVGSDAEMMPDIPNLYVQAFDAELLLKEFKGKYGKILETLVERGSFVEGEDLTPAWDMSWPGLDELMGLLEIQRLFTENLFDRVIVDMAPTGHALNLLGLMDFLDNLLVALELFQEKHRVISRSFVGRYNPDDSDAWLDKMKQDLTAGRSLIQDQNHTACLVVAIAEAMSYFESQRLVEQLQILKIASQGFFVNRILSDKSLNSMSVRNLHRYGEQQLILEKFTSIAGEMPVFIVPELTKEPLGVNALDDLISQIVPYSPSSLPLTLPSLEIFLPEKVLPSFNDFITEKRRLIIVGGKGGVGKTTVAAAIGWAMAEKYPDKQIRIISIDPAHSLGDAFAVKLGHEPSLITQNLSAQEVDSEIILNQFREDYLLELAEMMSGDSGDENSAIKLAYGPQAWRQIVSQALPGMDEMLSVVEVMRLLEKNEIDLIILDTAPTGHLLRFLEMPAAMSDWLAWIFKLWIKYQDVLGRVDFMSRLRSLRTSIVQAQKKLKDGEYTEFIGVVQAEAAIFAEQARLSESLEKMGVEQRFVVHNRYDGNVEIDGSLLAGKTVVRLPVLPRSVEAMRLIEMASNLLF, from the coding sequence ATGCTTTTATCACCAAATTTTCATCGTCTTAAGTTAATTCTCTTCACCGGCAAAGGTGGTGTAGGTAAAACAACTCTTTCCTGCGGGTTTGCTCGCGCTTTGGCAAAGCAATTTCCCACCGAAAAAATCCTCTTGGTTTCCACAGATCCGGCGCATTCTTTGGGCGATATTTTGCAATTGTCGGTGGGTTCAGATGCCGAAATGATGCCTGATATTCCTAATTTATATGTGCAAGCTTTTGATGCCGAATTATTGCTAAAAGAGTTCAAAGGAAAATATGGAAAAATCCTAGAAACTTTAGTTGAACGCGGCAGTTTTGTTGAAGGGGAAGACCTCACACCGGCCTGGGATATGAGTTGGCCTGGGTTAGATGAATTAATGGGGTTATTGGAAATTCAACGTTTATTTACAGAAAATTTGTTTGACCGCGTGATAGTAGATATGGCACCCACCGGCCATGCTTTGAACCTTTTAGGTTTAATGGATTTTCTCGATAATTTACTGGTTGCTTTAGAGCTTTTTCAAGAAAAACACCGTGTGATTAGTCGCTCGTTTGTGGGTCGTTATAATCCCGATGATAGCGATGCTTGGTTAGATAAAATGAAGCAAGATTTAACAGCCGGCAGAAGTTTAATTCAAGACCAAAATCATACCGCTTGTTTGGTGGTGGCAATCGCCGAAGCAATGAGTTATTTTGAAAGTCAACGTTTAGTGGAACAATTGCAGATTTTAAAGATTGCCAGCCAAGGATTTTTTGTTAATAGAATTCTCAGCGATAAATCGCTTAATTCTATGAGCGTTAGGAACTTACATCGCTATGGTGAACAGCAGCTTATCCTAGAAAAATTTACATCTATTGCTGGAGAAATGCCGGTGTTTATTGTTCCTGAATTAACCAAAGAACCATTAGGGGTAAATGCTTTAGATGATTTAATTTCTCAAATTGTGCCTTATTCGCCATCAAGTTTACCTTTAACTTTGCCTTCTTTAGAAATTTTCCTGCCGGAAAAAGTGCTGCCTAGTTTTAATGATTTTATTACAGAAAAACGTCGGTTAATTATTGTGGGGGGGAAAGGAGGTGTGGGAAAAACTACTGTTGCGGCGGCGATTGGTTGGGCAATGGCAGAAAAATATCCAGACAAACAAATTCGGATTATTTCAATTGATCCGGCGCATTCTTTAGGAGATGCTTTTGCTGTAAAATTAGGACACGAACCGAGTTTAATTACTCAAAATTTAAGCGCTCAAGAGGTAGATTCTGAGATTATTTTAAATCAATTTCGAGAGGATTATCTGTTGGAGTTGGCAGAAATGATGAGTGGTGATTCGGGCGATGAAAATAGCGCAATAAAACTTGCCTATGGGCCGCAAGCATGGCGACAAATTGTTTCCCAAGCCTTACCAGGAATGGATGAGATGTTGTCAGTGGTGGAGGTGATGAGGTTGTTAGAAAAAAACGAAATTGATTTGATTATTTTGGATACAGCACCGACGGGTCATTTATTGAGGTTCTTGGAAATGCCGGCGGCGATGAGTGATTGGTTGGCGTGGATTTTTAAGTTATGGATTAAGTATCAAGATGTGTTGGGAAGAGTGGATTTTATGAGCCGGCTTCGGAGTTTGCGAACTTCAATTGTTCAGGCCCAAAAAAAGTTAAAAGATGGGGAATATACAGAGTTTATTGGAGTTGTGCAAGCAGAAGCGGCAATTTTTGCAGAACAGGCGCGTTTATCAGAGTCGCTGGAAAAAATGGGAGTTGAACAGCGCTTTGTGGTACATAATCGTTATGATGGAAATGTTGAAATTGATGGCTCATTGCTGGCAGGAAAAACGGTGGTGAGGTTGCCGGTTTTACCGCGCAGTGTTGAAGCTATGCGATTGATTGAAATGGCATCAAATTTACTATTTTAG
- a CDS encoding phycobilisome protein, which translates to MLTQFARLTVAADGRYATPEELQFLKDYFKSFNLRLSAYQKIRAAEPEILRKVQAKIQSIDPTLFHSGSQDVTNKWKIDTVRVLRHTAAALLFNDRDRFKEQFITWFQTILKAMNVERSADLTYQVMLEVICQYLTPEEAALFVPIWELNRIKA; encoded by the coding sequence ATGTTAACTCAATTTGCCCGCTTGACTGTAGCCGCCGATGGACGCTACGCCACCCCCGAAGAACTACAATTTTTAAAAGATTATTTCAAATCTTTTAATCTCCGCCTCAGCGCTTATCAAAAAATTCGCGCCGCAGAACCCGAAATTCTCCGCAAAGTTCAAGCCAAAATTCAATCCATAGATCCGACTTTATTTCATAGCGGTTCCCAAGATGTCACCAATAAATGGAAAATTGATACAGTGCGAGTTTTGCGCCACACCGCCGCCGCCTTACTCTTCAACGATAGAGACAGATTTAAAGAGCAATTTATTACCTGGTTTCAAACCATTTTAAAAGCCATGAACGTTGAGCGCAGTGCCGATCTGACTTATCAAGTTATGCTAGAAGTTATCTGCCAATATTTAACCCCAGAAGAAGCCGCCCTTTTTGTCCCCATTTGGGAACTAAACCGCATTAAAGCTTAA
- a CDS encoding caspase family protein gives MVKNHACIAIGINHYQCFAPLNYALHDAEALYNFLVSEVSIGGEGCVLMTDSSPAYGESSTHPNRENILQIIDIVCREKLQKDDLLWFFFSGYGVSYQGQDYLMPAYGDPADIPATGIAMQELFATLKNANSQMVAVLLDINRVSGIAGSEVVGKETLELAKRYEIPTLLSCQSEQFSREARTLRHGLFAACLLDGLRYNRCLNLESLSQYLTRRLPELCEHHNLPIQEPVSCIYPDVKGQWLIWPQNQVVAASASLNGSRNNQPSNNGSRPVSSGPLYRDVGSDQPPLSNTVHSELKNTKPLPSPVPASPLPPVSKSKNPPVSVSPLLWGGAGLLVLLLGVLVGRTAFVSPVPSTAPARPSVASRVDDQKPDPSSVEVSEATPAAVAEKTPKNNNSLPSTAASQKLLDQAVLLVEPVSASRFSYAIAKASQIPPGDALYPEAQQNIQRWSSVILDIAKGRAKQGNFSGAIAAAKLVPKSQEALNQQAQALLGQWQSQFQLQQANQQRLRVASASIRRGSLDSYVRAIASARQIRAGQPSYAQAQVLIGQWGQEIYNIALYRAARGRLSSAIEAASLVPKEAAVYSQAQKSIQQWQRR, from the coding sequence ATGGTTAAAAATCACGCTTGCATAGCCATAGGCATTAATCATTATCAGTGCTTCGCCCCCTTAAACTACGCGCTTCACGACGCTGAGGCACTATACAATTTTTTGGTGAGCGAAGTCAGCATTGGTGGCGAGGGCTGTGTGTTAATGACCGACTCTTCACCGGCCTATGGCGAGTCTTCCACCCATCCCAACCGCGAAAATATTCTCCAAATAATAGACATTGTTTGCCGAGAAAAACTGCAAAAAGATGATTTATTATGGTTCTTTTTTAGCGGCTATGGCGTCAGCTACCAAGGGCAAGATTATTTAATGCCAGCTTATGGCGATCCAGCAGATATCCCCGCTACCGGCATTGCCATGCAAGAGTTATTTGCCACCCTCAAAAATGCCAACTCTCAAATGGTAGCCGTCTTGTTAGATATCAACCGCGTATCAGGAATAGCAGGTTCAGAAGTTGTCGGCAAAGAAACTTTGGAACTCGCAAAACGCTATGAAATTCCGACGCTGCTTTCTTGCCAAAGTGAGCAATTTTCCCGCGAGGCGAGAACCCTACGGCATGGGTTGTTTGCAGCTTGTTTGTTGGATGGGTTGCGTTATAACCGCTGTCTTAATTTAGAAAGTTTAAGCCAGTATTTAACCCGCCGTTTGCCGGAATTATGCGAACACCATAATTTGCCGATACAAGAGCCGGTTAGTTGCATTTATCCCGATGTCAAAGGGCAGTGGTTAATCTGGCCCCAAAATCAAGTGGTGGCGGCTTCTGCGTCGCTGAATGGTTCTCGAAACAATCAGCCCTCTAATAATGGTTCGCGTCCTGTTTCTAGTGGCCCTTTGTACCGAGATGTCGGTTCTGATCAGCCTCCACTTAGCAATACTGTCCATAGCGAGTTAAAAAATACCAAACCTCTCCCCTCCCCCGTCCCCGCGTCTCCTCTTCCCCCCGTCTCAAAATCTAAAAATCCTCCCGTCTCGGTGTCTCCTCTCCTCTGGGGTGGTGCTGGGTTGTTGGTTTTGCTTTTGGGGGTGCTGGTTGGCCGGACGGCGTTTGTTTCCCCAGTACCCTCGACTGCACCGGCTCGTCCCTCTGTCGCCTCTAGGGTCGATGATCAGAAGCCTGATCCTTCTTCAGTTGAAGTTAGCGAAGCTACACCGGCTGCGGTGGCTGAAAAAACACCCAAAAATAATAATTCTCTACCATCAACAGCGGCTTCCCAAAAATTGCTCGACCAGGCCGTGCTTTTGGTGGAGCCGGTCTCAGCATCCCGGTTTAGTTATGCCATTGCTAAAGCTAGTCAAATTCCCCCAGGGGATGCTCTTTATCCAGAAGCGCAGCAAAATATTCAGCGCTGGTCCTCTGTAATTTTGGATATTGCTAAGGGTCGAGCTAAACAAGGCAATTTTTCGGGGGCCATCGCGGCGGCCAAATTGGTGCCAAAAAGTCAAGAGGCTTTAAATCAGCAGGCCCAAGCTTTGTTAGGGCAATGGCAAAGTCAGTTTCAGCTACAACAAGCCAACCAGCAACGGTTACGAGTGGCGAGCGCTTCTATCCGTCGGGGTTCGCTAGACTCCTATGTGCGGGCAATTGCTAGTGCTCGTCAAATACGGGCCGGTCAGCCAAGTTACGCCCAGGCTCAGGTTTTGATCGGCCAGTGGGGTCAGGAAATTTATAACATTGCTCTTTATCGTGCGGCGCGGGGCCGGTTGAGTTCTGCAATTGAGGCGGCTTCTTTGGTGCCAAAAGAGGCTGCCGTTTATTCTCAGGCTCAAAAATCAATTCAGCAATGGCAAAGGCGTTAA
- a CDS encoding 2Fe-2S iron-sulfur cluster-binding protein — protein MAKTIRLDPLALETSVKTNSNILSALIANELNVLKECGGRGMCATCHVYIKQGMDGLSPVQRREQRTLEVITTASTNSRLACQARVLDEGVIVEVPTGMYINAIQDINALIGRRAEQNLLHPITGQVVVEAGKLITRSVISQLEETRLQVGQYLAQTRDA, from the coding sequence ATGGCAAAAACAATTAGATTAGACCCCCTCGCCTTAGAGACTTCAGTTAAAACCAATTCAAACATTCTCTCCGCTTTAATCGCCAATGAACTAAACGTTTTAAAAGAATGTGGTGGGCGAGGAATGTGTGCCACTTGTCACGTTTATATTAAACAAGGAATGGACGGTTTATCACCCGTTCAACGCCGCGAACAGCGAACCCTAGAAGTCATTACCACCGCCTCCACAAACTCCCGTCTTGCTTGTCAAGCACGAGTCTTAGATGAAGGCGTCATCGTTGAAGTCCCCACCGGGATGTATATCAACGCCATTCAAGATATTAACGCCCTCATAGGACGTCGTGCAGAACAAAATCTTTTGCACCCAATCACCGGCCAAGTAGTCGTAGAAGCCGGTAAATTAATCACTCGTTCTGTGATCAGCCAACTAGAAGAAACTCGCCTCCAAGTTGGGCAATATCTCGCCCAAACCCGCGATGCTTAA